The Streptomyces nigra genome includes the window AGTTCCGCTGCCGTCCCGCCCCGAGTCCGCCGCCACCGCGCGCCGGCTGACCCAGGTGATCGTCCTGCGGCACTGGGCGCTGAGCCCCAAGATGGCCGAGGACGCCGTGCTCCTCGTCTCCGAACTCGTCGGCAACGCCGTCCGCCACACCGGCGCCCGCGTCTTCGGCTTACGGATGCGCCGCCGCCGCGGCTGGATCCGGATCGAGGTCCGCGACCCCTCGCGCGGGCTGCCCTGTCTGATGCCCGTTCAGGAGATGGACGTCAGCGGCCGGGGCCTGTTCCTCGTCGACAAGCTCGCCGACCGCTGGGGCGTGGATCTCCTGCCCCGCGGCAAGACCACCTGGTTCGAGATGAGGGTCACCGAACGCTGAGGGCCGCCCCCCTCCCGCGAACGGATAATCTGACCTGCGGCAAAAAGCCAGCACGACACGACTTGACGCGAGTACACGCGAGTAGAGGGGCGGACCGGTGGCGCACATCGACATCGAGGAAGCACGCAAGCAGTTCGAGCGCATCGATGCGGACGGCGACGGCACCATCACCGCCGCCGAGTTCAAGACCGCCCTCGCCCAGGGCGGGGACTGGAACGTCACCGAGGCCGTCGCCGAGGCCATCATCAAGAGCCGCGACCTCAACGGCGACAAGGTGCTGTCGTTCGACGAGTTCTGGGCCTTCCTGAGCAAGTAGGACCCCGCCGAAGGGGCGCCCTCCTCCGGGAAGGCGCCCCTTCAGGCGTCCTCGGCCCAGTCCCGCAGCGCCGCCTTGCTGGAGAAGTTCGCGACGTTCTTGTCCAGCGGGTCGTCCGTGTACTGGTGGAACCGCCACTTCGCCTGGATGCGGGGCTTGCCCGCCGTCACATAGTCGGCGATCCAGAGGCCGTCACCGGCGTACGACGTGGTGTCGACGTTCAGCCAGTAATGGCGGTTGCAGTAGAGCACGACCCGGTTGTCCGGCCGCTTCTCGCGCAGGATGCGGATGAACCGGTCCTTCTCCGCGTTGCTCGCGTGCGTGCCGTCGCCGGTGGTCTCCCAGTCGACGGCGAGGACGTCACCCGCCTTCTCCGGCGCCTTCTTCAGGAAGTAGTCGGCCTGGGCGGTCAGGTTGCCCGGCCACAGGAAGTGGTAGAAGCCGACGACCAGACCCGCGTCACGGGCCCGCTTCGTCTGGGCGGAGAGCTTGGGGTTGACGTACGAGCGGCCCTCCGTCGCCTTGACGAAGACGAAGGAGAGACCGTCGGTGTCGTAGGACGAGGACTGGTACGCGCTCACGTCGATGCCGCGCAGCATGGGGGGACTCCCTGAGTGCCGTGGGGGGACAGGAGTTGACCTGGCTTATGCCCCACCGTGGCACGGCTGACGCGTCATGGACGTGGAATCGTCAACATTCGATGATGTTCACGGCGAGCCCGCCCCGCGCCGTCTCCTTGTACTTGACGGACATGTCGGCGCCCGTGTCCTTCATCGTCTTGATGACCTTGTCCAGGGACACCTTGTGCGAGCCGTCGCCGCGCATCGCCATCCGGGCGGCCGTGACCGCCTTCACGGCCGCCATGCCGTTGCGCTCGATGCAGGGGATCTGCACGAGGCCCCCGACCGGGTCGCAGGTGAGGCCCAGGTTGTGCTCCATGCCGATCTCGGCGGCGTTCTCCACCTGCTCCGGGGAGCCGCCCAGCACCTCCGCGAGCGCGCCCGCCGCCATCGAGCAGGCCGAGCCGACCTCGCCCTGGCAGCCGACCTCGGCGCCGGAGATCGAGGCGTTCTCCTTGAAGAGCATGCCGATCGCGCCCGCGGCCAGCAGGAAGCGGACCACGCCCTCCTCGTCGGCGCCCGGCACGAAGTTGATGTAGTAGTGCAGGACGGCCGGGATGATGCCCGCCGCGCCGTTCGTCGGGGCGGTGACCACCCGTCCGCCGGCGGCGTTCTCCTCGTTCACGGCCATCGCGTAGAGCGTGATCCACTCCATGGCCAGGGCCTTCGCGTCGCCCTCGGAGCGCAGCTTGCGCGCGGTGTTCGCGGCCCGCCGGCGGACCTTCAGACCGCCCGGCAGGATGCCCTCCCGGGACATGCCCCGCGACACGCACTCCCGCATCACCCGCCAGATCTCCAGCAGGCCCTCGCGGATCTCCTCCTCGGTGCGCCAGGCCCGCTCGTTCTCCAGCATCAGCGCCGAGATCGACAGGCCCGTCTCCCGGGTCAGGCGCAGCAGCTCGTCGCCCGTGCGGAAGGGGTACTTCAGGACGGTGTCGTCGAGCTTGATCCGGTCCTCGCCGACCGCGTCCTCGTCGACGACGAAACCGCCGCCCACCGAGTAGTACGTCTTCGTCAGCAGCTCCCCGCCCTGGGCGTCGAACGCCCACAGGGTCATGCCGTTCGCGTGGTAGGGGAGGGCCTTGCGGCGGTGCAGGACCAGGTCGTCGTCGAAGGAGAAGGCGATCTCGTGCTCGCCGAGCAACCGCAGCCGGCCGGACTGCTTGATCGACTCCACCCGTCCGTCGGCGGACTCGACGTCCACGGTGCGCGGGGAGTCGCCCTCCAGGCCGAGCAGCACCGCCTTCGGGGTGCCGTGGCCGTGCCCGGTCGCGCCGAGCGAGCCGTACAGCTCGGCCCGTACGGCGGTGACGGACTCCAGGACGCCCTCGTTGCGCAGCCGGCGCGCGAACATACGGGCCGCCCGCATCGGACCCACCGTGTGGGAGCTGGACGGGCCGATGCCGATCGAGAACAGGTCGAAGACCGATATGGCCACGGAAACTCCTCGGTGCGGGGTGGTGCGGGGGGCTTTCCCGGGGTGCCCCGCACCTTCGAGTGTGCGGGACGCCCCGGGAGAGTGACGACGGTCCTACTTGTTCAGACCGGCGTAGAGCGGGTGCTTGTCGGCCAGCGCCTTCACCCGGGCCTTGAGCGCCGCGGCGTCGTACGACGGCTTCAGCGTCTCGGCGATCACGTCCGCGACCTCGGTGAAGTCCTCGGCGGTGAAACCGCGCGTGGCCAGCGCCGGGGTGCCGATGCGCAGCCCGGAGGTCACCATCGGCGGCCGCGGGTCGTCCGGCACCGCGTTGCGGTTGACCGTGATCCCCACCTCGTGGAGGCGGTCCTCGGCCTGCTGCCCGTCCAGCTCGGACTCCCGCAGGTCGACCAGGATGAGGTGCACGTCCGTGCCGCCGGACAGCACGTTCACCCCGGCCGCGCGGGCGTCCTCGGCGGTCAGCCGGTCCGCGAGGATGCGGGCGCCCTCGACCGTGCGGCGCTGGCGCTCCTTGAACTCCTCGGAGGCGGCGACCTTGAACGAGACCGCCTTGGCGGCGATCACGTGCTCCAGCGGACCGCCCTGGAAGCCCGGGAAGACGGAGGAGTTCAGCTTCTTCGCGAACTCCTTGCTGCGCGCCAGGATGATCCCGCCGCGCGGCCCGCCGAGCGTCTTGTGGGTGGTGGAGGTGACCACGTCGGCGTGCGGCACCGGGTTGGGGTGCAGCCCCGCCGCGACCAGGCCCGCGAAGTGGGCCATGTCCACCCACAGGTAGGCGCCGGTCTCGTCGGCGATCCGGCGGAAGGCCGCGAAGTCCAGCTGGCGCGGGTACGCCGACCAGCCCGCGATGATCACCTTCGGGCGGTGCTCCTTGGCGAGGCGCTCCACCTCGTCCATGTCGACCAGACCGCTCTCCGGGTCCACGTGGTACGCGACCACCTGGAACTGCTTGCCGGAGAAGTTCAGCCGCATCCCGTGGGTGAGGTGGCCGCCGTGCGCCAGGTCCAGGCCCAGGATGGTGTCGCCGGGCTGGGCCAGCGCGAACAGCGCCGCCTGGTTGGCCGAGGCGCCCGAGTGCGGCTGGACATTGGCGTACTCGGCGCCGAACAGCTCCTTCACCCGGTCGATGGCGATCTGCTCGGCGACGTCGACGTGCTCGCAGCCGCCGTAGTAGCGCCGGCCGGGGTAGCCCTCGGCGTACTTGTTCGTCAGGACCGAGCCCTGCGCCTCCATGACGGCGACCGGGGCGAAGTTCTCCGACGCGATCATCTCGAGGGTGGACTGCTGACGCTCCAGCTCGGCGTCGAGCGCCGCGGCGACCGCCGGGTCCAGCTCGTGCAGGGGCGTGTTCAGAAGGGAGTTCTCAGACATGGGGGGTACGGGCTCCTCAGCCGGCGGTGTGGGCGTCGTACTCGTCTGCGGAGAGCAGGTCGGCCGGCTCCTCCGTGACGCGCACCTTGAACAGCCAGCCGCCCTCGAAGGGGGCCGAGTTCACCAGGGCCGGGTCGTTCACCACGTCCTCGTTGATCTCGGTGACCTCGCCGGTGACCGGGGAGTACAGGTCGGAGACGGACTTCGTCGACTCCAGTTCGCCGCAGGTGTCACCCGCGGTCACGGTCGAGCCGACCTCGGGGAGCTGGGCGTAGACGACGTCGCCGAGCGCGTTGGCCGCGAACTCGGTGATGCCGACCGTGGCGACGCCGTCCTCGGCGGTCGCGAGCCACTCGTGCTCCTTGCTGTAACGCAGCTGCTGGGGGTTGCTCATGGCCTGAATTCTCCTGTACACGCGTCAGTGCTGATGAAGGGGGACTGAGACGACTGGGACGGCGGACATGGCGGCGGACGTGCGCGGTCGCACGCCGCCCTGCCAGTCTGTACGCGCGGCGCGGCTCGTGCCGCGCGCGGTTCCTACTTCTGCCGCTTGTAGAACGGCAGCGCCACGACCTCGTAGGGCTCGTGGCTGCCGCGGATGTCCACGCCGACCCCGGGGGTGCCCGGCGCCGCGTGCGCGGCGTCGACGTAGGCCATGGCGATCGGCTTGCCCAGGGTGGGGGAGGGGGCGCCGGAGGTCACCTCGCCGATGACCTCGCCGCCGGCGACGACCGGGTACCCGGAGCGCGGCACGCGGCGGCCCTCGGCGACCAGGCCGACCAGGACGCGCGGCGGGTTCGTCTCGGCCTTGGCGGCGGCCGCCTGGAGCGCCTCGCGCCCGACGAAGTCGCCCTCCTTCTCGAACTTCACCACCCGGCCGAGGCCGGCGTCGAAGGGGGTGAGCGAGGTCGACAGCTCGTTGCCGTACAGCGGCATGCCCGCCTCCAGGCGGAGCGTGTCACGGCAGGACAGGCCGCAGGGGACCAGGCCGACGCCCTGACCGGCCTCGGTGAGCGCCTGCCACAGCTCCACGGCGTGCTCCGGCTTCACGAACAGCTCGAAGCCGTCCTCGCCGGTGTAGCCCGTGCGGGCGATCAGGGCGGGCACGCCGGCGACGGTGCCGGGCAGGCCGGCGTAGTACTTCAGGCCGTCCAGATCGGCGTCGGTGAGCGACTTCAGGATGCCGGGGGACTCGGGGCCCTGGACGGCGATCAGCGCGTACGCGTCACGGTCGTCGCGGACCTCGGCGTCGAAGCCGGCCACCCGCTCGGTCAGCGCGTCGAGCACGACCTGGGCGTTGGAGGCGTTGGCGACGACCATGTACTCGGTCTCGTCGAGCCGGTAGACGATCAGGTCGTCCAGGATGCCGCCGTCGGCCCGGCAGATCATGGTGTAGCGGGCGCGGCCCACCCCGACGGAGGCGATGTTGCCCACCAGGGCGTGGTTCAGGAAGGCGGCCGCCTGGGCGCCGGTGACCGTGATCTCGCCCATGTGCGAGAGGTCGAACAGGCCGGCGCGGGTGCGCACCGCGTTGTGCTCGTCGCGCTCGGAGCCGTAGCGCAGGGGCATGTCCCAGCCGGCGAAGTCGGTCATGGTGGCGCCCAGCGAGCGGTGCAGGGCGTCCAGGGCGGTACGGCGCGGTTCGGAACTGCTCATCGGTCGGTCGTCTCCCAAGGCATGACGGGCGGTCGTTCCTCCCCATCTGTCATCGGAACCTGAGAGGTTCGTCATGACCGCGCGTGGGCATGACTTGCACCTTGGGTGGGACCACCGGCGACGGCGGCCCGCTTTTCAGATGTGCCTCGCCCGCGCGGTAACGGGGCCTGAGAGATTCAAGGGAGGGACTTGCTCCTTCGGCGCCCCGGCGGCGTACAGCCGGGGACTCTCCCGCGCGGATTCAAACGGCCGGTATGCAGTTGGCGCCGCCATCATCGCATGCCCGGCCCCGTCTGCCCCAGGCCACATCTGTAACCGGCCTGTGGCAGTAAGCGAACGAAAACAGAGAGGATCCTCCATTACCTTCTCTTTACGCTCGGTGGGGATGGGGAAGCCTGTATGCGGAGGAGGACGATGACGGTGAAGCGCACCACGGCGTACGCCACCACGTCGGGCATCGCCCTGCCCGGGCAGCCGGGGGCCTCGGCCGTCGAGGCCCGGACGCGTCCCGCGCCGGTGGTGCGGGACCTGCGCGAGCGGTCGGGCCGCGGCCCGACCGCCCTGCTCTTCGGCCCCCGCGACCTCGTCGTGATCACCGGCCTGCCCGGCAGCGGCAAGTCCACCCTGATGCGGCGGACCGTCCGCGGCCCGCGCGTCGACTCCCAGGACACCCGGGACCGCTGGGACGCCCGGATGCCCGGTTTCCTGCCCTACGCCCTCTACCGTCCCCTGGTCCGTCTCTCCCACTACGCCGGGCTGCGCCGCGCCGTCCGCCGCGGCGGCGGGGTCGTCGTGCACGACTGCGGCACCCAGGCGTGGGTGCGCGGCTGGCTGGCCCGGGCCGCCCGGCGCCGCGGCGGCGTCCTGCACCTGCTGGTGCTCGACGTCGACCCGGACACCGCTCTGGAGGGGCAGCGCGAGCGCGGCCGGGGCGTCTCCCGGTACGCCTTCCTGCGTCACCGGCGCGCCGCCGCCCGGCTGCTGCGCGCCGTCGACAGCGGTGAGCTGCCCCGGGGCTGCGGCTCCGCGGTGCTGCTCGACCGGGACGCGGCCGGCACCCTGCGCCGGATCGGGTTCACGGGCTGACCCGGGCCCGGCCGGGCGGGGCCGGGTCCCGGTAGCCTTTCGACCCTCAGACGTGATTCACAGCAGGCGGTCACAGACAGATGGACTTCGCAGCGGATCTCCCCGCGGACTTCCCGGCAGGCTCTCCCCTCCACCCGCACGGCGGCTGGCCCGGCAACGAACTGGAGGAGGTGCTCTCGGCCTCCCTCGGCCAGCCGTCGGCCGGCGGCCGGATCGTGGAGGTGCTGGGCCGCAGCTTCGTCTGGGTGCCGCTGCCCAACGGCGGCGGCCCGGACAGCGGTCCGCTCGACCTGCCCGGCATGGAGATCGACGGCCAGGGCTATGTCCCGGTGTTCTCCTCAGAGGAGCAGTTCCGGCAGGTCGTCGGCTCCCACATGGCGTACACCGTCGCCCCGGCCGTGGAGTTCGCCCGCGGGCTGCCGCCGCACGTGGGCATCGCGGTCAACCCGGGCGGAGTGGTCGGCGTGCCGCTGCCCCCGGCCGCGGTGGCCGAGGTGTGCCGGGCGGGCCGTACCCCGCTGGACGGCTTCGCCTCCGGAGGCCGCGTCAAGCTCTACGAGCCCGACTGGCAGGACGACCCGGTCGACTTCCTGTCCGCGGCGTCCGCCGAGTTCGCCGCGATCGGCGTCGTCGCCACCGCCCGCCGCTGTCTCGGCGCGATCGAGGACGGCGAGCCGGTGCTGTTCGTCGGCGTCGAACTGACGCAGTGGGAGGGCGACTTGCGGGCCGCCCCGATGGACGCCCTGGGCCGCGCCCTCGGCCGTGTGCCGGTGCGCTGGCCGGTCAACCTGGTCCTCCTCGACGTGGCCCAGGACCCGGTCATCGACTGGATGCGCGCCAAGGTCCGCCCGTTCTACACACGCGAGCCCTGAGATCCCGGACGCGTGGTCCCCGAGATTTTCGACGAGCGGTCCGGCGCCCCGCGACGCCGGACCGATCCGGACGACAGGCCCTAAGCTGGGCTCAGAGCCATGTCGGGCTCAATGCCATGTTTTCCCGAAGGGGCGGTAAAAGGTGAGCGCGAGCGGCACAACCTCGACCGGGCAGGTCGAGCACATGCTGCGCCAGGTGACCCCCGGGCGCTACGACGCCTACGAGGCACTCCTGCGCGCCCTCGCCACCCCGGCCACCGGCCAGGTCTGGATGCTGCTGTGGCACGGTCAGGCGGGCTCCCCGGACGCCCAGTACGGGAACATGGAGGTCGACGGTCACGCCTACGCCCCGTGCGTCACCTCCGCCCAGGAGCTGTCGGCCAGCGGCTGGAACCGCAGCTACGAGGTCGTCGACGGACTCGACGTGGCCCGCACCCTCCACCCCGACCACTACGGCCTCTGGCTGAACCCGCACGCCCCCGGCGGCGGCGTCGGCATCCCCTGGCTCGACCTGCGCCGGATCGCCACCGGCCTGGACCGCCAGCCCGCCGGACCGCTGCGGCTGTCGGAGCCCGCCATCGAGATCCCGCAGTTCTACGCCCTGCTCTCGCAGAACGCCCACCGCACCCCGGCCGTGCGCACCCTGCGCCGCGCCTGGGTCCAGCCCGCGCTCGGGGCCCCGTATCTGGCGATCGGCCTGGACGTCTACGACACCAGCCCGCCCGCCGTGGACGCGGTGCGCTCCATGATGCTCCAGTCGGTCGGCGCGGTCCCGGACGGACTGCCCGTCTCCACGGTCGCGATGGCCGACGAGGACGATCCGGTGGCGATGTGGATGCGGCAGGCCGCGCGCCCCTTCTACGACCGCGAGGCACACGCCACCGCCCCCGCCGCGGGCTACGGCTACCCTCCGGCACAGGGCCGTTACTGAGCTTCGGCTTGCCATGACGCCGGTTCGCCCCACCCCCCTCTGTCGTAGGTGTGAGCGCCTTCCCGCTGTCGTTTCCCAGGCGGATCTCCGCGCGTAGATGCGATCAGAAGGTCCCGGTCCGCCCTCATACGCCCCAACTGGTGCCCGTCCGGCCGCTGTTACCCGCTGTTCGGATAACGGAATCCCCCAAACAGCATCACGGTTACGCATCCTTTCCCCGCCAGCTCTGGCGACTGATCGCCCCCGCATTGAAGACTCCCCGCTAGGCACGGGCCGGTCGGCCCTGTGTGCGAGTGAGAGCAACCGCTACCGCGGCAGCCAGGGGGGTCGGCAACCGCCGGCCGAGAGGGGTCAATTCCACTGTGACCGCACCGATCGAGACAACGGGAGCGGAGGCCGGGGCACAGCCCGAGGCCGTGCTCTCAGGGATCGAGAAGAGCAAGATCGAGGGGCGTTCGCTGGGGCAGATCGCCTGGTCCCGGTTCAAGAAGGACAAGGTGGCCGTCGCCGGCGGCGTCATCGTCATCCTGCTGATCCTGCTCGCGATCCTGTCACGCCCCCTCCAGGCGCTGTTCGGCCTGGACCCCAACGCGCTCAACCAGGACCTCATCGATCCCAACACCTCGCTGCCCAAGGGTGACTTCGGCGGCATGAGCTGGGAGCACCCGCTGGGTGTCGAGCCGAAGTTCGGCCGTGACATCGCCACCCGCATCCTCGAGGGCTCCTGGGTGTCCCTGGTCGTCGCGTTCGGCGCCACGCTCCTGTCGAACACGATCGGCGCCGTCCTCGGCGTCGTCGCCGGCTACTACGGCGGCCGGGTCGACACGATCATCAGCCGGCTGATGGACACCTTCCTGGCCTTCCCGCTGCTGCTGTTCGCCATCGCCATCTCGGCCACCCTGCAGGGCGGTGCCTTCGGCCTGGAGGGCCTGCCGCTGCACATCAGCGTGCTGATCTTCATCATCGGTTTCTTCAACTGGCCGTATCTGGGCCGCATCGTCCGCGGTCAGACCCTGGCCCTCAGGGAGCGCGAGTTCGTCGACGCCTCCCGGGGGATGGGAGCCAAGGGGCCGTACATCCTCTTCCGGGAGCTCCTCCCGAACCTGGTCGGCCCGATCATCGTCTACTCGACGCTGCTCATCCCGACGAACATCCTTTTCGAGGCCAGCCTGAGCTTCCTCGGTGTCGGCATCCAGCCCCCGCAGGCTTCCTGGGGCGGCATGCTCAACCAGGCGGTCGACTTCTACGAGGTCGACCCGCAGTTCATGATCGTGCCCGGCCTCGCCATCTTCGTCACCGTCCTGGCGTTCAACCTGCTCGGCGACGGACTCCGCGACGCTCTCGACCCGCGCAGCCGCTGACATGCGGCCGCGACGAGAGCCCATCAAGTTTCCAACTATGGAGGGGAAGCAGACCATCATGCGAAGGTCAGTGCTGGCCGCGGTTGCGGTCGTCGGCAGTGCGAGCTTGCTGCTTTCGGCCTGCAGCAAGGCCGATGACAAGTCGGACAACAACGGATCGAAGTCGGCCGGTGCCAACGCCGCGACCAAGGGCGTCGTCAACGCTTCCACCCAGGCGGGTGGGACGGTCACGTACGAGTACTCCGACGTCCCGGACTCCTTCGACCCGGGCAACACGTACTACGCGTACATGTACAACCTCAGCCGGCTGTACGCCCGTCCGCTGATGACGTTCAAGCCCGGTGCCGGCGAGGCCGGCAACGAGCTGGTCCCGGACCTGGCCTCCGCCCCGGGCGAGCCCAGCGACGGCGGCAAGACCTGGACGTACAAGCTGCGTCCGGGCCTGAAGTACGAGGACGGCACCCCGATCACGTCGAAGGACGTGAAGTACGCCGTCGAGCGCTCCAACTTCGCGCGTGACGTGCTCTCCCTCGGCCCCAGCTACTTCCAGCAGTTCCTCGAGGGCGGCGACAAGTACAAGGGCCCGTACAAGGACAAGAGCGACAAGGGCATCTCGTCCATCCAGACCCCGGACGACACCACGATCGTCTTCAAGCTGAACCGCGCCTTCCAGGAGTTCGACTACCTGGTCGCCACCCCGCAGACGGCCCCCGTGCCGAAGGCGCAGGACACCGGCGTCGACTACGTCAAGAAGATCGTGTCGTCGGGCTCCTACAAGTTCCAGAGCTACCAGGAGGGCAAGGAAGCCGTCCTGGTCCGCAACGAGAACTGGGACGCCAAGAGCGACCCGCTGCGCAAGCAGTACCCCGAGAAGATCGTCGTCAAGCTGAAGGTCAACGCCGAGACGATCGACCAGGACGTCATGTCCGGCAAGGCCATCGACCTCGGTGGTACGGGCGTCCAGGCCGCGACCCAGGCGAAGGTCGTCAACTCCTCGGACCAGAAGGCCAACACCGACAACACCTACGGTGGCCGCCTGGTCTACATGGCGATCAACACCAAGCTCGCGCCGTTCGACAAGGTCGAGTGCCGCAAGGCCGTGGAGTTCGCGGTCAACAAGGTCTCCGTGCAGACGGCCCTCGGCGGCCCGATCCGCGGTGACATCGCCTCCACCGTCCTGCCGCCGGACATCCCGGGCTACCAGAAGTCCGACCTGTACGCGACGCCCGGCAACAAGGGCGACGTGGCCAAGGCCAAGGACCAGCTGAAGGCCTGCGGCAAGACGTCGATCGACACCAACATCTCGGCGCGCAGCGACCGTCCGGCGGAGATCGACGCGGCCACCGCGATCATCGACTCGCTGAAGAAGGTCGGCATCAACGCCAGCCTGAAGCAGTTCCCGTCGGGCAAGTACTTCACCGACGCCGCGGGTGTGCCGCAGTTCAACAAGAAGCAGAACATCGGCCTGCACATGATGCAGTGGGGTGCCGACTGGCCGTCCGGCTACGGCTTCCTGCAGCAGATCCTGCACAGCGACGCGATCGGCGAGTCCGGCAACACCAACCTGTCGCAGCTCGACAACAAGGACGTCGACTCGCTGCTGGAGAAGGCCATCGCCAGCGAGGACCAGGGCGAGCGCGACGGCCTCTACGCCCAGATCGACAAGAAGGCGATGGAGGAGGCGGCCCTCGTTCCGCTGACCTACTTCAAGGTCCTGCTGTACCGCCCGGCCGGCTTCACCAACCTGGTGTCGACGGCTGCCTTCAGCGGTCAGTACGACTACCTCAACATCGGTACGACCAAGAAGTAGCCCCGGAAGGCAGGTGAAGGCTTTGGTGCCCGCGGGCCATGCGGCCCGCGGGCACCAGCGCCGATCCCCGTGATCTCGTATATCCTCCGCCGGACGCTCGCGGCAGTGATCCTGCTGCTGGTCGTCACCGCGGTCACCTTCGCGATCTTCTTCCTGCTGCCCCGGCTCGCCGGCCAGACGGCCGACCAGCTGGCCCAGCAGTACATCGGGAAGAGTCCCACCCAGGCCGACATCGAGGCGGTCAAGCAGAACCTCGGTCTCGACCAGCCCGTGTACGTGCAGTACTGGGACTTCATCAAGGGGATCGTCTCCGGCGCCACCTACGACCTCGGCCCCACCACGGCGCACTGCAACGCGCCGTGCTTCGGCTAC containing:
- a CDS encoding ABC transporter substrate-binding protein, which codes for MEGKQTIMRRSVLAAVAVVGSASLLLSACSKADDKSDNNGSKSAGANAATKGVVNASTQAGGTVTYEYSDVPDSFDPGNTYYAYMYNLSRLYARPLMTFKPGAGEAGNELVPDLASAPGEPSDGGKTWTYKLRPGLKYEDGTPITSKDVKYAVERSNFARDVLSLGPSYFQQFLEGGDKYKGPYKDKSDKGISSIQTPDDTTIVFKLNRAFQEFDYLVATPQTAPVPKAQDTGVDYVKKIVSSGSYKFQSYQEGKEAVLVRNENWDAKSDPLRKQYPEKIVVKLKVNAETIDQDVMSGKAIDLGGTGVQAATQAKVVNSSDQKANTDNTYGGRLVYMAINTKLAPFDKVECRKAVEFAVNKVSVQTALGGPIRGDIASTVLPPDIPGYQKSDLYATPGNKGDVAKAKDQLKACGKTSIDTNISARSDRPAEIDAATAIIDSLKKVGINASLKQFPSGKYFTDAAGVPQFNKKQNIGLHMMQWGADWPSGYGFLQQILHSDAIGESGNTNLSQLDNKDVDSLLEKAIASEDQGERDGLYAQIDKKAMEEAALVPLTYFKVLLYRPAGFTNLVSTAAFSGQYDYLNIGTTKK